In the Sulfurivermis fontis genome, CTCTTCCGCATGATGCTCATGCCTCCCTGCCCTCCGCCGTGACACTATGCCTGCCGCCCAGTGTGCCAAACACGGCACGGCCGCCACAAGGACGGCCGCAGCAGGCGCCGCTCAGGACGGCTCCTTCATCGCCACCGCGCCGCTCTCGCGCAGATAGGCCTCCTCCACCGGGGTGAGGTCCACCTCGTCGTAGCCCGTGAGCATCGGCTTGACGTGTTCGGCGAAGGAATGGCCGGTGGTGAGCAGGTAGATGTGGGCGATGACGAAGGCGAGGATGGCGTAGGCGCTCAGCACGTGCACCGCGGCGACCCAGCCCAGCGCACCGCCCGCCGTGCCCCAGAAGTCGTAGGCGAGATAGAGCAGGCCCGACAGCCACACCGCCGGGAACAGCACCAGCTTGAGGCTGAGATAGGCCAGTGCCTGCAACGGATTGTGCTTGCGCCAGTAGGCCTTGCGGTAGGGATGGTGCTCGCCCTTGAAGATGCCCCAGGCATAGAAGCGTGCCACGGCCCACAGCCCCTGGGTCGTCGGCAGGTAGTGGCGCCAGGTGCCGGTGGTGAAGTGCCAGAAGATCGCCAGCAGCCACAGCGCGATGAGCGCGAGGGCGCACCAGGTGTGCACCGTCACCGCCGTGTCGAAACCGATCATGCCGTGCACGCCGCGCACCGCGAGGCCGGTGAACAGCAGGGTGAAGATCAGCGCCATCTGCGTCCAGTGCCAGAAGCGCTCGAAGCGGCTGTAGACCATGATGATGCGCGTGCTCATGCGGCAGCCCTCCCCTTCGCAGACCAGACCCGCAACAGTGCGTGGCCGCCGACGCCGAGCAGCGCGCCGCCTACCAGCAACAGGCCGATCCAGTCGAGCCAGCGGCCGTCGCGGCCCGGCAGATAGAAATCCTTCAGTTCACTGAGGCGACCGTCGCGGCTGTGGCATTCGTTGCAGGCCAGCGCGTTTTCCTTCGGCGCCACCATGTGGGTGATGGGCCAGTAGGACAGCGTCTCCACAAAACCGTATTCGCCGCTGTAGGGCAGGCCGCCGCGCTCCATGCCGGCGCGGATAGCGCGGCCGAAGTCGTAGTTGCCCCAGAAGGCGTCCGCATCGTCGCCCCACAGGTGCATGTACACCAGGGTGTTGTTGCCCTTGTCGTAGGGCTGCACCGTTTGCATACGCTTGAACGGCCAGATGCGTGCATCCGGATTGGCCGCCGCGCCGCTGAAACCGTTAATCGCCACCGGACCCTGCGCCGGATCGAAGCGGGTGTCGATGGTCGTGTACTGCATCTGGCCGTCGAACCAGGCGTAGTACGGGGTGAGATTCTCGCCGTAGACGAAGCTGCCTTTGATGGACTTGTAGGTGTCGCGCGCCGTGCCGTTGCCCTGGGTGTAGTCGTGCTCCTTGTAGCCCACGCCCTCTTTGGTGCGCCCGGCGGTGCGCCAGTCCCACTGCGTCATGGTGGCGACGCCGCCGCGCGCCATGGCCGGGATGTGGCAGGTCTGGCAGGCGACGCGATCGACGTGATCGTTGAGCTTCACGCGCGCCACGGAATCGTTGGGGTGGGGTTGCAGGCCATGACAGGATTCACAGGTGGCGACGTCGCGGCGCATCCCCGGCTTGCCGGTACCTTCAATGTCCTTGGCGGTGATGTTGTAGCGGCTGCCGGCCCAGCGGTGACGATCGGACACATGACACTGCGAGCAGGCGAAGTTGAGGCCCTTGGCATCCATGTGTACGTCCAGGGCGCGGTCGGGCCGCTTCAGCGAGGAATCGAGATCGCCGTGCTTCACGCCATCGCCGCCGCCACCGTAGAAGTGGCAGGCGCCGCAGTTCTCGCGCCCCGGCGCACCGACGCTCTGCGCCACCTTGGCGAAATCGATGGGCGCCTTGCCCTCGAACATCACGCTGCACGCCTCGTTGCCCTCGGTGGGCGGCACCTTGTAATAGCCGCCGCTGCGGTCGTGGCACACCAGGCAATCGACATGCTCGGCGCTGCCGGCATCCACCCGCTCCTGCCATTTCAGTCCCGCGGCCCCGAAGTCCTTTTTCTCATCCCAGCCGTAGCTGGCATGACACTGCGCGCACATCCCCTCGTTGCCGCGCGCATTGGTGCAGAAGTTATTCACCAGATGGCGCTTGCCGAGTTTGGCGCCGCTGCGCGGATCGATGTACTCCCAGGTCCAGTGGAGGGACGCCTGCACCTGCTTGCCTGCCTCGGTGTGGCAGGCCAGGCAGGCGCGCGTCACCGCCGGGCCGTCGGCGAACGGCCCTTGCAGTTCCTTGAACTTGGTGTGGTCGGCGGTGGAAGAGGAATCGCGCTGGCTCGGCGTGGTGTCATCCACGATGCGAAAACGCATGTCTGCAGCCGGTGGCGGCGTCTCCTGCGCCGGTACCGCAGCTGCCAGCCACAGGCCGGCCCATAACATCACTGCCAGTTTTCTAATCATCACTTCCACCCGGGTGCATGCACATGGCGCAAGTTTGGTACAGAAGCCCGTGACATGCATTGATAACTGTCAGTCCAGAGAACAAACCGGCAAAAATCCATGCTCAAGAAGCCAACGCTAAGGAAGCTCTGAATAAGTTCAGAGCTTCCGCGGCACAGGGATGTGCCGCCATTTTTCAACGACGATAAGTCGTTGAAAAATGAAGCCGAGCGAAAATCACACTTTTCGCTTGGCGTGGTCTGAGAAGTCCAGGATGGACTTATTCAGACCTTCCCTAATATTCCCCCGAAAAATAACGGAGATCGTGCACCACGCTGCACGGCGTATGATCGGCTGTCATGCAGACCCACGACACCATCACACAGCTCGCCAGTGACCTGGCGCGCAAGACCGCAGCGGCCATCGCGCTGTTGCAAGCTGCCGGTGCCGGTGACGGCCGGCCGATCGCAGTGATCTCCGCCTCGCCCGCGGCGGTGTGCGTGCTGGCCCATGCCTGCGCCGCGCTCGGTCTGCCGCTGATGCCCCTGGACCCGGGACTGCCGGATGCAACGCTCGCCGACCTGCTGGCACAGGCCGGAGTGAGCGTGGTCATCGCGGATCTCCGCTACCAAGGTTACGGCCATATCGACACCGCGGCGCTGCTCGCCGCTGCCGAGAGTGAAGCCATACCGTCGTCACGTCTTGCGCCGAACGATATCGCACTGCTGATTGCCACCAGCGGCAGCAGCGGACAACCCAGGGCGGTGATGCTGACGGCAGACAATCTGACAGCGGCGGCGCGGGCCTCGGCAACGCGCACGCCGCTGCGGCCCGGCGATCGCTGGCTGGCCTGCCTGCCGCTGTTTCACATCGGCGGTTTCTCCATTCTCACGCGCTGCGCGCTGGCCGGCGCCGAGGCGGTATTGCTGCCGGGCTTCGACGCTGCAACTGTGTGGCAGGCGCTGCGCACGGAACGCATCACGCATCTCTCGCTGGTGCCGGCGATGCTGGCGCAGCTGCTGGAGTGCAGTGCGGATGCGCCGCCGGCCACCCTGCGCCATGTGCTGATCGGCGGTGCGGCCTTGGCGGCGGAGTTGGCGGAGCGCGCCGTGCAGCGCGGCTGGCCGCTGCAACCCACCTACGGCATGAGCGAAACCGCCTCGCAGGTGGCGACGCTGGAGCGGCTGCCATTGCCGTGGCGCACGGGGCAACTCGGTCGTCCGCTGCCGGGCGTCGAGCTGGCGGTGACGCATGACGGCAGGCTGAAGATCCGCGGGCCGATGGTGATGGCCGGCTATGCCAATCCCGAGCTGCAGCGCGGCGACGGTCTGCAGGATGGCTGGTTCGTCAGCAACGACCTGGCGGAGATCAGCAACGCGGGTGAACTGCGGATCATCGGTCGCGCCGATGCGGTGATCATCAGCGGCGGCAAGAAGGTGCATCCGGCGCTGGTGGAGGAGCTGCTGCTGCGCTGTCCCGGCGTGACCACGGTTGCAGTGGTGGGGCGGCCCGATCCCACGTGGGGCGAGATCGTCACCGCGATCTACAGTGGCACGCCGGATGAAGCGGAACTGCTGGCGTGGTGCCGTGAGCACATCGCCGGCGCAGCACGGCCGCGCGCCGCGCTGCGCGTGGCGGCGCTGCCGCAACTGTCCAACGGCAAACCGGATCGCCAGGCCATCCGGCAACTGGCAGCATCCATGTAGATGGGTGCAGCGGAGCGGAGCCCATCAATAGAAAAGGCACGAGGTACAAGGAACAAGATACGAGGAATGAGCTCGCTGTGCCGTATTGTTTTGCATCAAGAAACCGTGCGCGCAGCATATGCGTTTCCCGCCCCGCATCTTGTGCCTCATACCTGGCTGTTTGATGGGTTGCGTTGTCGCTCCACCCATCCTACGGTACCGGCGTCAAACCCAGTCCGGGAGCCGTGTTGAGTATCAACTTACCATCACATATCGCCGGTGGTATCGTTACATCGCGGGCCAGCCAATCCAGGGTGGCAAAACCGTGGGCAAGCTCTGGAGCGACGGCAGCCGCGAGGTGCGCCGCGGCAGCGACGCCGACGGCGGAATCGACCACCGAGGTAAGCACCACTTCCATGCCCGCATCCTGTGCGCGCGCCGCCAGATCGCGGCTGGCGATGATGCCGCCGATGCGCGCGGGCTTGATCACCAGCCGACGCACGGCACCGGCGGCCAGTAGCGCTGCACTGCCGAACTGCGGCAGCGATTCATCCACAGCGATGGCATACGGCAGGGACTGCTGCAAGGCGCGCAACTGCTCCAATGTCGGCTGCGCCAGCGGTTCTTCCACCGCGTCGATGGGCAACGAACTGATCGCTCTCAGAAAGAGTTGTGCATCGCTCTCGTCCCAGGCGCGATTGGCATCGAGGCGCAGACGCAGGCGGCCGGCGGTTGCCGCATGTATTTCGTGCAGCAGGGTCAGTTCGTCAGCGACGCCGCCGACACCCACCTTGATCTTGGCGATGGCATAACCCTGCGCCAATGCCGCGACCGCCCGTTGCGCCGTATGTGCATCGAGCGCGCCGAGGGCGGCATTCACTTCCACCTTGCCGGTGAAGTTCTGCGCGCCGAGGTGCACGGCCAGCGGCACGCCACGCTGCCGCGCCGCCAGATCGAACAGCGCCGTCTCCAGCGCCCAGCGCACCTCGGGAACCGACACCTCGAGCGCCCGTACCGCTGCGTGATCACGACCGGGCAACTCCTGCGCCAGTGCCGTCAGCGCAGCGAGGATCTGCGCGGCGTTGCCGGCGCTGGGCAAGGGTGCGCAGTCGCCCCAGCCGGTGAGGCCGTCGTCACCGATCAGCGACAGCAGCATGCCGCGGCGCTCGTGCAACACCGCGCGCGCCGCCACCCAGGGCCGCCGCAGCGGCAAGGCATAGGAATGCAGGTGGGCCGCGACGATGCGCATGCGAGGATGGTTTACGGCCGGCGGCGATACTTGCCGAAATCGGGCGGGCGTTTTTCCAGCCAAGCGTTGCGCCCCTCCTGCCCTTCCGCCGTCATGTAGAACAGCCCGGTGGCATTGCCGGCCAGCTCCTGGATGCCGGCGAGGCCGTCGGTGTCGGCGTTGAAGCCGGCCTTGATCAGGCGCAGCGCGGTGGGCGAAAGTTTCAGCATGTCGCGGCACCAGGCGACGGTTTCCTCTTCCAGCTTTTCCAGCGGCACCACCGCATTGACCAGGCCCCAGTCCAGCGCTGTCTGCGCATCGTACTGGCGGCACATGAACCAGATCTCCTTGGCCCGCTTCATACCGATGGTGCGCGCCATCAGGCCGGCGCCGAGACCGGCATCGAAACTGCCGACGCGCGGGCCGGTCTGGCCGAAGCGCGCGTTGTCGGCGGCGATGGTGAGGTCGCACACCAAATGCAACACATGGCCGCCGCCGATGGCATAACCGGCCACCATCGCCACCACCGGCTTGGGCAGGCGACGGATCTGCATCTGCAGGTCGAGCACGTTGAGATGCGGCGTGGCGGTGGCGGCATCGTGATAGCCGCCGTCGTCGCCGCGCACCTTCTGATCGCCGCCGGAACAGAAGGCATCGGGACCGACGC is a window encoding:
- a CDS encoding tetrathionate reductase family octaheme c-type cytochrome, with the protein product MIRKLAVMLWAGLWLAAAVPAQETPPPAADMRFRIVDDTTPSQRDSSSTADHTKFKELQGPFADGPAVTRACLACHTEAGKQVQASLHWTWEYIDPRSGAKLGKRHLVNNFCTNARGNEGMCAQCHASYGWDEKKDFGAAGLKWQERVDAGSAEHVDCLVCHDRSGGYYKVPPTEGNEACSVMFEGKAPIDFAKVAQSVGAPGRENCGACHFYGGGGDGVKHGDLDSSLKRPDRALDVHMDAKGLNFACSQCHVSDRHRWAGSRYNITAKDIEGTGKPGMRRDVATCESCHGLQPHPNDSVARVKLNDHVDRVACQTCHIPAMARGGVATMTQWDWRTAGRTKEGVGYKEHDYTQGNGTARDTYKSIKGSFVYGENLTPYYAWFDGQMQYTTIDTRFDPAQGPVAINGFSGAAANPDARIWPFKRMQTVQPYDKGNNTLVYMHLWGDDADAFWGNYDFGRAIRAGMERGGLPYSGEYGFVETLSYWPITHMVAPKENALACNECHSRDGRLSELKDFYLPGRDGRWLDWIGLLLVGGALLGVGGHALLRVWSAKGRAAA
- the menC gene encoding o-succinylbenzoate synthase; this encodes MRIVAAHLHSYALPLRRPWVAARAVLHERRGMLLSLIGDDGLTGWGDCAPLPSAGNAAQILAALTALAQELPGRDHAAVRALEVSVPEVRWALETALFDLAARQRGVPLAVHLGAQNFTGKVEVNAALGALDAHTAQRAVAALAQGYAIAKIKVGVGGVADELTLLHEIHAATAGRLRLRLDANRAWDESDAQLFLRAISSLPIDAVEEPLAQPTLEQLRALQQSLPYAIAVDESLPQFGSAALLAAGAVRRLVIKPARIGGIIASRDLAARAQDAGMEVVLTSVVDSAVGVAAAAHLAAAVAPELAHGFATLDWLARDVTIPPAICDGKLILNTAPGLGLTPVP
- a CDS encoding cytochrome b/b6 domain-containing protein, translated to MSTRIIMVYSRFERFWHWTQMALIFTLLFTGLAVRGVHGMIGFDTAVTVHTWCALALIALWLLAIFWHFTTGTWRHYLPTTQGLWAVARFYAWGIFKGEHHPYRKAYWRKHNPLQALAYLSLKLVLFPAVWLSGLLYLAYDFWGTAGGALGWVAAVHVLSAYAILAFVIAHIYLLTTGHSFAEHVKPMLTGYDEVDLTPVEEAYLRESGAVAMKEPS
- a CDS encoding class I adenylate-forming enzyme family protein encodes the protein MQTHDTITQLASDLARKTAAAIALLQAAGAGDGRPIAVISASPAAVCVLAHACAALGLPLMPLDPGLPDATLADLLAQAGVSVVIADLRYQGYGHIDTAALLAAAESEAIPSSRLAPNDIALLIATSGSSGQPRAVMLTADNLTAAARASATRTPLRPGDRWLACLPLFHIGGFSILTRCALAGAEAVLLPGFDAATVWQALRTERITHLSLVPAMLAQLLECSADAPPATLRHVLIGGAALAAELAERAVQRGWPLQPTYGMSETASQVATLERLPLPWRTGQLGRPLPGVELAVTHDGRLKIRGPMVMAGYANPELQRGDGLQDGWFVSNDLAEISNAGELRIIGRADAVIISGGKKVHPALVEELLLRCPGVTTVAVVGRPDPTWGEIVTAIYSGTPDEAELLAWCREHIAGAARPRAALRVAALPQLSNGKPDRQAIRQLAASM
- the menB gene encoding 1,4-dihydroxy-2-naphthoyl-CoA synthase; this translates as MSTTQCHWQPVAGAEYGDILYHTCDGIARIAINRPQVRNAFRPETVMELQDAFARAHRDPQVGVIIFTGVGPDAFCSGGDQKVRGDDGGYHDAATATPHLNVLDLQMQIRRLPKPVVAMVAGYAIGGGHVLHLVCDLTIAADNARFGQTGPRVGSFDAGLGAGLMARTIGMKRAKEIWFMCRQYDAQTALDWGLVNAVVPLEKLEEETVAWCRDMLKLSPTALRLIKAGFNADTDGLAGIQELAGNATGLFYMTAEGQEGRNAWLEKRPPDFGKYRRRP